A segment of the Fusarium oxysporum f. sp. lycopersici 4287 chromosome 4, whole genome shotgun sequence genome:
GCAACCCCCTACGGACCAGCGGAATACGAGCTAATGAATCCTTGATAGGAGGATCTTCCGGTATTGGTTTATCCACTGTTGACTTGCTTTTGTCGCTTGGCGCCTCGGTAGTCAGTGGCGATGTGCAGCCTCCCCCGGAGGAGCACAAGGGATCATTTACCTTTGTCAAGACCGATGTTTCAGTCTGGGGTGATTTGATTGCTCTTTTCAAGAAGGCTAAGGAGGTTTATGGTCGTATTGACCATGTTTTCGCGAATGCTGGTATTGGACCGAGAACGGATTACTTGGCCACTGAGGTCGATGAGAATGGTGACTTGAAGGAGCCTTCACACCAACTCCTTGACATTAGCTTGAAGGGAGTCATCAACACTTCGACACTAGCTATCAACTATCTGAGACAACAACCTGAGGGAGGTAGCATTCTCATCAGTGGCTCGACAACTGGTCTGCAACGTGTCAGAGCTGTGGATTACTGTAAGTTACCAAATCGCTACGTCATTGTGTTTTACTAACATCCCTAGCCACCGCAAAACATGGTGTCCTCGGTTGGGGACGCGGTCTCGTCCCCCTGCTCGCCGCTGCTCAACTTCCTATCCGCGTTAATACACTAGCACCTAGCTGGACAGACAGCAGTGTCTTGCCGTCGCTGAAGGCTCTTCTTGACGCCATCAACGTTGAGCTTCAGCCTGCTTCTGTTGTCGCTCGTTGCGCCGCTTTCCTTATGGCTGATTCTTCAAAGAATGGACAGCTTGTGCATATTGAGCGTGGCAAATACGCTGAGATTGATGAGGCTGTTTTGTTGCCGACTTTTGGAAAGATTAAGAGCGATGATTATCCGTGGGAGGACGATGTTTTGGACCGTCTCTCAAAGCTTGGTTAGAGTATGTCGTGGTTGCTTTGGTTATTGTAAAGCATGCTGAATCAATTTATTACACCGAAAGCGGCCACAGTTGCCAACTATGGAAAGTGAATTAAGCTCAAGAATCCTCAGATCTTGCCTTGTTTCCGGTATTCATCCACCCGATTCAAGATTTCTTGGCAATCGCCCCAGATTCTGCGCCGATTCTGTAGTCCAAGCAATGTTTTCCAGTTCTTCGACACCTCCACTTGAACACGTAGCCAGTCTGTTTCACCTTTGCTGAGTAACTTGACTGGATGAGGAGTTGTCCTAATGCTACCTCCGCGTTCGATCTCTTGCTCGATTTCTGCTTGAGTTGTTGTTGCCCAGAAAGAGATAAGCAGTGACGACCATGCCTCGTATAACCAAGGAGTGTCTCGAACTGTTAACTCGTACAATACAGGGTTCGGCAGATGCAGAAATATGCGAGACGTGAGTCGGAGGTTGGCAAGGTCTTTGAAACTGAGATGAATGAGAATCTCACGGATCATTTCGCTAGGGAGCTTTGAGAATGGGTCGGAAGGGGCTGGCTTCGTTGATATCGTAGTTCCAGAAAGGCTAGACTCATTCACAAGGGTATGTTCCACGCTCTGTGTCGACTGCAGGAGATCGTCCAATCCAGGAACGAAGCAAGGGTTGGCCACTAGGAATTCCCCTCCACGTTCATGACTCCACCACTGTTGCTCAGCTTCTTTAACAGCaggatgacgaggaaaaTGTTCGAAATCTTCGTACTTCGGTTCAAGACGCCACCATTGCATCAAACACCCAACATCCACAGTTCCATACCGATATAAAGAGGCTCTCTTGAATATCTCAAAGCAGGTCGGATGAAAGGGCATACAGTACTCGTCCGCCTCTTGAGCATCCCAAATAATGTTCTCAGCTCTGACATCGCTCGTGTCATGACGCGGGGGAGAAACAAACGGCCAACCCATATCTCTACTGGGCATGTCGTCAGACAAACCGCTCAGGAAGAAGTTGCCCGAAGTTTCAAAGTCTTGGTCGTTTGCCTCGGGCTGCCAATTGTCGCCTTTTGGTACAAGGCACTGAGATGTTTGACAGTGGTTCATAGCCTGTGCAGGGATGTGGTTTCCGTTGTAGGCTCCGTTGTACTCGCACTCTAGTCCAGCGATGTGTTCCCATTCATCATCCGGAGTGTCTGACGTCCATCCGTCATCGGATGAATCTTCTGGGTCGATTTTGGGTGGGATATATTTAACTGGTTCAGAGGACGCAGTTCCGGGTTCTTGACCCCCATCTCTCTTCACGTAGTAGCATCCCCACCGGCCGTGACTGTTGTCGGGGTTGATCGCAAGGATTTGACCCCAGGCTGCGCTTCGAGGTTCTTTGTCTGTTCGAGAGCGGCTGATGTTGAAACTGACGCCACAAATATGGCAGAGAACTTCAGAGTAGCCCATAATGCCTTAACGCTATAGATTCAATAACTTCAAGATGCTGTGAGCTGACAGATTACGACACAACGATGAATGGCGTTTTAAAGACCGCTAGTGCTGATTCTAGGCAGCAAGCCCCATCTTTCGCTCGGCAGCCTTAGCGCATTATTAGTGGATAGCGTCGTGAAATGATAAAGAGACGTTGCCAATAAACTGTATTATTGTTAGGGCTATTTATTTCTACAAATAGCTGCAGCCTCTTTCgcagccttgagctcctcaatAATACCACCATAGGTCCAATTTATCTTCTCAAACATATACACCTCTTCGGCAGtcctcttgttcttggcctttcTAGTATTATTCTGGATCTGGCTTGCGCGCGGCCGGCGGACAGAATCAAAGTCTTGAAGCAGCTCAGGAACATGCTCGCTGGCGATACCTTGTTGGAGGAACAGCCGAAACCCCTCTGCGTCTTCCACGGCCTGTGTTCCGCCCTGTCCTTGGTGAGGCGTCATAGCATGGGCCGCATCGCCAATCAAAACTGTTCGACCACGAATGTAGGTCGGTAACGGGTCCTGGTCTCGAAGCTGCCAGAGTTTAATGTTCTTTGCGATCCTGTAATTCAAGTCAATCAACGCCTCTACAGCATGAGATGGAATGTCAAAGAGTAGATCCTACCGAAAATAATCGTGCACCCAAGAGGGGAAGTCTGAAAATAGCGACATAAGTTCCTTCTTATCCCCGGAAGCCGTCCAAGACTCTGTTGTTTTCTCCTTCAGGCTACTATCTGGAACAATGCATACAAAGTTAAGAAGTTCAAAGTTCCTGCAGGGATACATAACAACAGATCGCATGGTGTTGTCGAAAGAGTACACCATAGACAAGCATGTAGGCTTATCACGTTGCAAAATATCTGGTAGTTGCTCTAGAGCTGCTTTAATGTCGTGAAGCTCCAAAGTGAAACGAAAGGCTGATAGACCAGATGGCCTAGCTGTCTGGAACACAGCATCGCCGATTACGTATGGCCTCACCATGGACTTGATGCCATCCGCAGCTGTTGCGCGTCATCGGTTAACCGGTCGCTTAGGCCATGCTTGAACAACTTACCAATCACAAGATCTGCTTTGACCTGTTCACCCGATGCCAGTGTGATTTGACCCTCTTCTGGATCGATGTCGATAACCTTCTGATCCCAAAGCACCTCAGCCGGTCTCCCTGCTATACCCGAAACGCCAGTATCCTCAGTCGCCAACCGAAGAAACTCCCCTCTCAAGTCTGCTCGATGTTGAAAGAGCCAGTCAGCGCCATATTTATCCACATAGTTGTTATTCTCATTCAACTGGAGATGGCCCTCCTTTGTAAAGACCTTGGTAGCCGCAACAGGAAGTGATCCAGCCCTGGAACGGTCGAAACCAAGGGTGTCGAGGATCCGAACACCATTTGGCCCAACGTTGATAGCGGCACCAACCTCGATTGGCGAAGATGACCGCTCGTATACTTTGACGTTGTGCTTTTCGCGTAGTACTCGGGCGGCTAACAACCCGGCGAGCCCGGCGCCAATGATAACCACGTCAAGGGAACTGTCCTGCTTAGCCATGATCAAGGTTTGTTTTAACTTGAGGGGAGTTGAATTGATTTGACTTGTTACTTTTGTTTAACATTTTGAAATGCTACTATGCTCCTATAATATGCCCGTTTTCGAATTGTGGCTCTCCAcgcttcgtcttctttgaGCCCGCATTCCTCCTCCACATGCCGACGCCGAGGCTGCCGTCCCGTACTCTCCACATCCCTACACCTCATGGCGTTCTTTTTCTCTCTGAATTACTAGATTAGCAACCCGAAAGTCTATTTTTATTGGTAGTATGAACCCGAAATACATACGAGATGTCCGTCTCGATATATCGCATCACCCCCAGTCTTGATAGTCAAAGTGATTCCTCCGACTCTATTTGGACCAAAGATTTATTTTTCATCCCCACACTATCCGTCATGGCAAAGCGGTTTGTTCTCCCGGCTCCCTTTGGACGCCTGCAGCTAGAGAAGTATGATCCCCCTGGTCCTGGGCCTTCTCAAATCCAAGTCAAAATATTAGCAACGTCGCTTAACCACTTAGACTAAAAGAAGATCAAaaagaatttatttattccTTC
Coding sequences within it:
- a CDS encoding salicylate hydroxylase: MAKQDSSLDVVIIGAGLAGLLAARVLREKHNVKVYERSSSPIEVGAAINVGPNGVRILDTLGFDRSRAGSLPVAATKVFTKEGHLQLNENNNYVDKYGADWLFQHRADLRGEFLRLATEDTGVSGIAGRPAEVLWDQKVIDIDPEEGQITLASGEQVKADLVIAADGIKSMVRPYVIGDAVFQTARPSGLSAFRFTLELHDIKAALEQLPDILQRDKPTCLSMVYSFDNTMRSVVMYPCRNFELLNFVCIVPDSSLKEKTTESWTASGDKKELMSLFSDFPSWVHDYFRIAKNIKLWQLRDQDPLPTYIRGRTVLIGDAAHAMTPHQGQGGTQAVEDAEGFRLFLQQGIASEHVPELLQDFDSVRRPRASQIQNNTRKAKNKRTAEEVYMFEKINWTYGGIIEELKAAKEAAAICRNK